The Geobacter sp. AOG2 genome includes a window with the following:
- a CDS encoding chemotaxis protein CheW, whose protein sequence is MKNDVQNIQLACFSLGDRLFAVDIMRIKEIILPQKLTGLPRESELLEGVISLRGAVIPVMDMRSRFSMQKAVERIPGKLLIVSLQRQMLALAVDDVLEVITVPVGEIKPAPDVLEGVGMEYILGICFSGERMFMILDIDSLFCPSDGQQEPVRG, encoded by the coding sequence ATGAAGAATGACGTGCAAAATATTCAACTGGCCTGTTTCAGCCTGGGAGATAGACTCTTTGCGGTGGATATCATGCGCATCAAGGAGATCATTCTGCCGCAGAAACTTACCGGTCTGCCCAGGGAATCCGAACTGCTGGAAGGGGTCATCAGTCTCCGCGGCGCCGTGATTCCGGTCATGGACATGCGCAGTCGTTTCAGCATGCAGAAGGCGGTTGAGCGTATTCCGGGCAAGCTCCTGATCGTTTCCCTCCAGCGGCAGATGCTGGCCCTGGCCGTGGACGACGTTCTGGAGGTCATCACCGTCCCGGTCGGCGAGATCAAACCCGCTCCCGATGTCCTCGAAGGGGTCGGGATGGAATACATACTGGGGATCTGCTTTTCCGGCGAGCGGATGTTCATGATCCTCGACATCGATTCTCTATTCTGTCCCTCCGATGGTCAACAGGAGCCTGTGCGTGGATAA
- a CDS encoding ExeA family protein, giving the protein MYKAFFGFREKPFSKTPDPSFLFLSSGHEEALARLEFVLEEREMAVLTGEIGCGKTTLSRALMDRLGEGYRFCFIVNPRLTGLEFLRTTARLLDVEAPATRKDELLEQINTVVYQSYQKGICPVIVVDEAQMISDAEVFDEIRLLTNFQLDDRNLLAVIVMGQPELRPMLALPRFEPLRQRIALNYHLEPLTLEETMEYLDFRLEKAGGMPGLFTPDAVQKIFELTGGVPRKINSIATNALLVAYGNDAALIDSAVIDEIKDELMM; this is encoded by the coding sequence ATGTACAAAGCCTTTTTCGGGTTCCGGGAAAAACCGTTCAGCAAGACGCCCGATCCCAGTTTTCTTTTTCTCAGTTCAGGGCATGAAGAGGCCTTGGCCCGCCTGGAGTTCGTTCTGGAAGAACGCGAAATGGCCGTTCTTACCGGCGAGATCGGCTGCGGCAAGACGACGCTCTCGCGGGCGCTGATGGACCGGTTGGGGGAAGGCTATCGTTTTTGCTTTATCGTCAATCCCCGCTTGACCGGCCTGGAATTCCTGCGGACCACGGCGCGCCTGCTCGACGTCGAGGCCCCGGCGACCCGGAAGGACGAACTGCTGGAACAGATCAACACGGTTGTTTATCAGAGCTATCAGAAAGGCATCTGCCCGGTCATCGTGGTCGATGAAGCCCAGATGATCTCCGATGCCGAGGTCTTCGACGAAATCCGGCTGCTGACCAATTTCCAGCTGGATGACCGCAATCTTTTGGCGGTCATTGTCATGGGACAGCCGGAATTGCGTCCCATGCTGGCTTTGCCCCGTTTCGAACCCCTGCGGCAGCGGATCGCCCTCAATTACCACCTTGAGCCGTTGACGCTGGAAGAGACCATGGAATATCTGGATTTCAGGCTGGAAAAGGCGGGCGGCATGCCCGGATTATTCACCCCCGATGCCGTCCAGAAGATCTTTGAATTGACCGGCGGCGTACCGCGCAAGATCAACTCCATCGCCACCAATGCCCTGCTGGTCGCCTACGGCAACGACGCCGCGTTGATCGACTCGGCCGTTATCGACGAGATTAAAGACGAACTGATGATGTAG
- a CDS encoding chemotaxis protein CheA, whose product MTDNNPLTNKAVRDFLAEAEEIVEHLGSELADLADLADGGDIDPDLLNSIFRGAHSLKGLAGMFGFSGISELSHNLENLLDWLRLGKLKLDAGVIAILLESHDVLFSLVRGLSEGKGGELDENIQACAARINACLEEPSPGAEHASPLNTLGLSEQVLKSLTEYEEHRLLENLSKGKNIYSVHASLDLATFDLELAKISDAIKTCGEIISTLPSMSSNLDSNIDFDILAGSSLGFDEFSQATRHDNVTLTLLSGGRQPAAAPEAAASGGARPVPESPQEEERSAAPAAQAPVPDNHGAGAAPLSAKSISRTVRVDIGKLDELMNIVGELVLAHSSIATLAERLRSERFSQMAVELGKSAKVLERKLTDLQKGVMDIRMIPVGQLYEKMSRIVRTISREQNKKVELLFYGADTELDKLIVEDISDPMMHIIRNAIDHGIESPEKRLAAGKDEKGVIKISSYQKGNHVVIEVEDDGGGIDIGKVKARALQRGFVQDPDAVSDKEALEFIFLPGFSTTDQVSEVSGRGVGMDVVRNNIAAISGMVDIETTQGSGTRFIITLPITLAIIKSLIISCADRTYALPVTSVLESLILTGNDIKTVERREVTQLRDSTLPLIRLEEFLCLSRRSERPDEFYVVVVGVAEKRLGIIVDALLGQQDIVIKSLGEGFRRFPGIAGAADLGDQRTILVLDVGGMINDTMRSGS is encoded by the coding sequence ATGACTGACAACAATCCGCTCACGAACAAGGCCGTACGGGATTTTTTGGCCGAAGCCGAGGAAATTGTCGAACACCTCGGTTCGGAGTTGGCCGATCTTGCCGATCTGGCCGATGGCGGGGATATCGATCCCGACCTGCTGAATTCCATCTTCCGGGGGGCGCATTCCCTGAAAGGTTTGGCAGGCATGTTCGGATTTTCGGGGATCTCCGAATTGTCCCACAACCTGGAGAATCTTCTGGATTGGCTTCGGCTCGGCAAGCTCAAGCTCGACGCCGGCGTCATTGCGATACTGCTCGAATCCCACGATGTTTTGTTTTCCCTGGTGCGGGGCCTGTCCGAGGGGAAGGGTGGCGAGCTTGACGAGAATATCCAGGCATGCGCGGCCAGGATCAACGCCTGCCTGGAAGAACCCTCTCCCGGTGCGGAGCACGCTTCCCCCCTGAATACGCTGGGGCTTTCCGAACAGGTGCTGAAATCACTCACGGAATACGAGGAACACCGGCTGCTGGAGAATCTCTCCAAGGGCAAGAACATCTACAGCGTCCATGCCTCCCTCGACCTGGCGACCTTTGACCTGGAACTGGCGAAGATTTCCGATGCGATCAAGACCTGCGGCGAAATCATCAGCACCCTGCCCAGCATGAGCAGCAACCTGGATTCCAACATCGATTTCGATATCCTGGCCGGTTCCTCCCTGGGGTTCGATGAGTTCTCCCAGGCCACACGGCATGACAATGTGACTCTGACGCTCCTGAGCGGGGGGAGGCAACCGGCCGCCGCGCCGGAGGCTGCAGCGTCGGGTGGCGCCCGTCCCGTTCCCGAAAGCCCGCAAGAGGAAGAGCGTTCCGCAGCACCGGCCGCGCAGGCCCCGGTGCCGGACAATCACGGCGCCGGGGCGGCGCCCCTGTCCGCCAAGAGCATCAGTCGCACGGTCCGCGTGGATATCGGAAAGCTCGACGAGTTGATGAACATCGTCGGAGAGCTTGTCCTGGCCCATTCCTCGATCGCCACCCTGGCGGAGCGTCTGCGGAGCGAGCGTTTTTCCCAGATGGCCGTCGAACTCGGCAAGTCCGCCAAGGTGCTGGAGCGCAAACTGACCGACCTGCAGAAGGGGGTCATGGATATTCGCATGATCCCGGTCGGGCAACTCTATGAGAAAATGTCCCGCATTGTCCGCACCATCTCCCGCGAACAGAACAAAAAGGTGGAACTGCTCTTTTACGGAGCGGATACGGAACTGGACAAACTGATCGTGGAAGACATCTCCGACCCGATGATGCACATCATCAGGAATGCCATCGATCACGGGATCGAGAGCCCGGAAAAGCGCCTGGCGGCGGGTAAGGATGAAAAAGGCGTCATCAAGATCTCGTCCTACCAGAAGGGAAACCATGTCGTCATCGAGGTTGAGGACGACGGCGGCGGCATAGATATCGGGAAGGTGAAGGCCCGGGCGCTTCAGAGAGGCTTCGTGCAGGATCCGGATGCCGTCTCCGACAAGGAGGCGCTTGAATTTATCTTCCTTCCCGGCTTCTCCACGACCGATCAGGTGAGCGAGGTTTCGGGGCGCGGCGTCGGCATGGACGTGGTCAGGAACAATATCGCCGCTATTTCGGGGATGGTCGATATAGAGACCACGCAAGGTTCGGGTACCCGCTTCATCATCACCCTGCCGATCACCCTTGCCATCATCAAATCCCTGATCATATCCTGCGCCGACCGAACCTATGCCCTGCCCGTGACGTCGGTGCTGGAATCCCTGATCCTGACCGGTAACGATATCAAGACCGTGGAGCGGCGTGAGGTCACGCAACTGAGGGATTCCACCCTGCCGCTCATCAGGCTTGAGGAGTTTCTCTGCCTGAGCCGCCGCTCGGAGCGTCCCGACGAGTTCTACGTGGTGGTGGTCGGGGTCGCCGAAAAACGGCTGGGAATTATCGTCGACGCGCTCCTCGGCCAACAGGACATCGTCATCAAGTCCCTCGGCGAAGGCTTCAGGCGTTTTCCCGGCATCGCCGGAGCAGCCGATCTCGGGGACCAGCGCACGATCCTGGTGCTGGATGTGGGTGGCATGATCAACGATACCATGAGGTCCGGGAGCTAA
- a CDS encoding chemotaxis protein CheW has translation MNLAKIRQKIRNTLAPRQTVEAELPEQAAPVAQPASRDDSAASPVVAAGRPSPAGAAAAPVPESRQETPSRRARNMEPLEIILAGRAAAGCDDDLPLASEGTVAEEIEEYEEILCFRISDEIYGINIMELKEIIKPREATEVPRTPPFIMGVISLRGIIIPILNMRERLGLCREEQSGRERIVIVKRGDGFTGLLVDEVIKVVRIGKEGREPAPAVLEGIDRDFVGGIGRTATMMIILLNVGNITDINLS, from the coding sequence ATGAACCTGGCAAAGATACGGCAAAAAATCCGGAACACACTGGCGCCCCGGCAGACTGTCGAGGCCGAACTCCCCGAACAGGCCGCGCCGGTGGCTCAGCCCGCGTCGCGGGACGACTCCGCGGCTTCTCCCGTCGTTGCCGCCGGTCGCCCTTCGCCTGCCGGCGCGGCGGCCGCACCGGTCCCCGAGAGCCGTCAGGAAACGCCGTCGCGCCGGGCCAGGAACATGGAGCCGCTCGAGATCATCCTGGCGGGGCGGGCGGCGGCCGGATGCGACGACGACCTGCCGCTGGCGTCGGAAGGCACGGTGGCCGAAGAGATCGAAGAGTACGAGGAAATTCTCTGTTTCCGGATATCCGACGAGATCTACGGCATCAACATCATGGAACTCAAGGAGATCATCAAGCCCCGGGAAGCGACCGAGGTCCCCCGTACCCCTCCGTTCATCATGGGAGTGATTTCGTTGCGGGGTATCATTATTCCGATCTTAAACATGCGCGAGCGTCTTGGCCTTTGCCGGGAAGAACAAAGCGGACGTGAGCGCATCGTGATCGTGAAGCGTGGCGACGGGTTCACCGGTCTCCTGGTGGATGAGGTCATCAAGGTCGTGCGTATCGGAAAAGAGGGTCGCGAACCGGCGCCGGCGGTTCTCGAGGGGATCGACCGCGATTTCGTCGGCGGGATCGGCCGTACCGCCACCATGATGATTATCCTGCTTAACGTGGGGAACATAACCGATATCAACCTGTCCTGA
- the era gene encoding GTPase Era — protein sequence MKNKEFKSGFVSIVGRPNVGKSTLLNRILGEKIVAVSDKPQTTRTIIRGILSDETSQIVFVDTPGIHAARSRMNRAMVDAAYGAISGIDLLLLVVDATAPRDDVFIRDVATKAGAPVFLVLNKVDLVEPKERLLELIASLSRLHPFAEVVPISAQAGSNVERLVTVIRERLPEGVPYFPDDILTDQPEKVICAELVREKVFRLTGEEVPYATAVMVDSFKERENGVVAISATILVEREGQKGIVIGKKGAMLKKIGQTARGDIERLLGTRVYLELFVKVQERWTERTAVLRELGYE from the coding sequence ATGAAAAACAAAGAATTTAAATCAGGGTTTGTCTCCATTGTCGGCCGCCCGAACGTGGGCAAATCCACGCTGTTGAACCGTATCCTCGGTGAGAAGATCGTGGCGGTTTCGGATAAGCCGCAGACGACCCGCACCATTATTCGCGGTATCCTCTCCGATGAAACGAGCCAGATCGTCTTCGTGGACACGCCCGGCATTCATGCCGCCAGAAGCCGTATGAACCGGGCCATGGTGGATGCCGCCTACGGGGCTATTTCGGGTATCGACCTGCTCCTCCTGGTGGTGGACGCCACGGCGCCGCGGGACGACGTCTTTATACGGGACGTGGCAACCAAGGCCGGAGCCCCGGTGTTCCTGGTGCTGAACAAGGTTGACCTGGTCGAGCCCAAGGAACGGCTCCTGGAACTGATCGCCTCTCTATCGCGCCTGCACCCCTTTGCCGAGGTGGTGCCGATCTCGGCCCAGGCCGGCAGTAACGTGGAGCGCCTGGTGACGGTGATTCGCGAACGGCTCCCTGAGGGGGTGCCCTATTTTCCCGACGACATACTCACCGATCAGCCGGAAAAGGTCATCTGCGCCGAGCTGGTGCGGGAAAAGGTTTTTCGCCTGACCGGCGAAGAAGTACCCTATGCCACGGCAGTTATGGTGGATTCCTTCAAGGAGCGGGAGAACGGCGTGGTCGCCATCAGCGCCACCATCCTGGTGGAGCGGGAAGGGCAGAAGGGGATCGTCATCGGTAAAAAGGGCGCCATGCTCAAAAAAATCGGCCAGACGGCCCGGGGCGATATCGAACGCCTTCTGGGCACCAGGGTGTATCTGGAATTGTTCGTCAAGGTGCAGGAGCGCTGGACGGAGCGGACGGCCGTTCTGAGAGAGTTGGGATACGAATGA
- a CDS encoding HEAT repeat domain-containing protein, giving the protein MDNPEKVRNALKSPDEELRRSVIDSLRGQDLGDVCEFIFTAMGDDSWRVRKEAVNVFVAAGPSGDFITALLELLRDEDNAGLRNSAAEAVIMLGMQASRQLKALAGDTDPGVRKFALDMMGGIGNAEFVPVLLAALHDPDVNVSAAAAEHLGTIGDTGAVPELLAAIVTHEEVFFRFSALSALGKLGIPAPVPEEIKQLVGQEIFSKVIYDCLGSIGDHTAAPILLEGFLAGRKSARCAAVKAFNRILQRCAPPERRELSDSLRRLSGSEVVPAFIALLDVEGKDNALAEAVTNLLGVIGDARAAVPLLAPYLTERLSSLALNALAAIGPAGMDALRGFYPHADEKLCGAMCTLFGELGYQAGDGLIREALHDPSPLVRRAAVKAAGQRGLSDCIPEIIGLLGEADSEFRGAIISSLQILARKDSVPVRAVACRLADSEQPQHRRDSALLFATLSDGGYLSRLVKDEDPSVRQASVAAIGKLQISSLQGILQIALVDETPDVRMVAAEALGELGNAEAVAPLMLALRDDDSRVQCAALKSIARLAPEEVLKVVRTLLPTARGLLTITCLEVLASLGNDAALGLVETVLTNGDEELVKLALNILSRHDGERIVRNAERLLAHPYAGIRYDTAVALAALPGQKTRAALKAALKKEENNLVRDLMKRLVKGFA; this is encoded by the coding sequence GTGGATAATCCGGAAAAGGTGCGTAACGCCCTCAAATCTCCCGACGAAGAGCTGCGCCGCTCCGTCATCGATTCCCTGCGCGGCCAGGACCTGGGCGACGTGTGCGAGTTCATCTTTACCGCCATGGGGGACGACAGTTGGCGGGTGCGCAAGGAAGCGGTCAATGTCTTTGTGGCGGCGGGGCCTTCCGGAGATTTTATTACGGCGCTTCTGGAACTGTTGCGTGATGAAGACAATGCCGGATTGAGAAATTCCGCCGCCGAGGCGGTTATCATGCTGGGTATGCAGGCGTCCCGGCAGTTGAAAGCGCTTGCCGGCGATACCGACCCCGGCGTCCGGAAGTTTGCTCTCGACATGATGGGCGGCATTGGGAACGCAGAGTTTGTCCCGGTACTGCTTGCCGCCCTCCATGACCCCGATGTGAACGTTTCCGCCGCTGCGGCCGAACACCTGGGCACCATCGGCGATACGGGAGCCGTACCGGAACTGCTCGCGGCAATCGTTACCCACGAGGAGGTTTTTTTCCGGTTCAGCGCCCTGTCTGCCTTGGGGAAGCTGGGTATCCCCGCACCGGTACCTGAGGAAATCAAACAGCTCGTCGGGCAGGAGATCTTCAGCAAGGTCATTTACGACTGCCTCGGGAGCATCGGCGACCACACGGCAGCGCCCATCCTGCTTGAGGGGTTCCTTGCCGGCCGGAAGAGCGCCCGGTGCGCAGCCGTGAAGGCCTTCAACCGCATTTTGCAGCGGTGCGCCCCCCCGGAGCGTCGGGAGCTTTCGGACTCTTTGCGGCGCTTGTCGGGCAGCGAGGTTGTACCGGCCTTCATTGCGTTATTGGACGTGGAGGGGAAGGATAACGCCCTGGCGGAAGCGGTGACGAACCTGCTCGGGGTTATCGGCGACGCGCGGGCCGCCGTACCGCTTTTGGCACCTTACCTTACGGAACGGCTTTCAAGCCTGGCGTTGAACGCCCTGGCCGCCATAGGTCCCGCCGGGATGGACGCTTTGCGCGGGTTCTATCCGCATGCCGATGAAAAATTGTGCGGGGCCATGTGCACGCTGTTCGGAGAGCTGGGGTATCAAGCGGGGGACGGCCTGATCCGCGAGGCGTTGCACGATCCTTCGCCGCTGGTGCGCCGGGCCGCGGTGAAGGCCGCCGGCCAGCGGGGATTGTCGGACTGCATCCCGGAGATCATCGGACTGCTCGGCGAGGCGGACAGTGAATTCAGGGGAGCGATCATCTCCAGTCTTCAGATCCTGGCCAGGAAGGACAGCGTCCCTGTCAGGGCGGTCGCGTGCCGATTGGCCGATTCCGAACAGCCGCAGCATCGTCGCGATTCCGCGTTGCTCTTTGCAACACTCAGCGACGGGGGCTACCTGTCACGGCTCGTCAAGGACGAGGACCCTTCCGTCCGTCAGGCTTCGGTGGCTGCGATCGGAAAACTTCAGATTTCGTCCCTGCAGGGCATTTTGCAAATTGCCCTGGTGGATGAAACCCCGGATGTGCGCATGGTGGCCGCCGAGGCCTTGGGGGAATTGGGGAACGCCGAGGCGGTCGCCCCGCTTATGCTGGCATTGCGTGATGACGATTCGCGGGTACAATGCGCCGCCCTGAAGAGTATTGCCCGTCTGGCCCCTGAGGAGGTCCTCAAGGTGGTCCGCACGCTGCTTCCCACGGCCAGAGGGTTGCTCACGATCACCTGCCTTGAGGTCCTCGCATCGTTGGGGAACGACGCTGCCCTGGGGTTGGTGGAGACGGTCCTCACGAACGGCGATGAAGAGCTGGTGAAGTTGGCCCTCAACATCCTGTCACGTCACGATGGCGAGCGTATCGTGCGGAATGCCGAACGGCTTCTTGCCCATCCTTACGCGGGTATCAGATATGATACGGCGGTGGCCCTGGCGGCGCTTCCCGGCCAAAAAACCCGGGCGGCCCTGAAGGCTGCCTTGAAGAAAGAAGAAAACAATCTTGTCAGGGACCTGATGAAACGCCTGGTAAAGGGGTTCGCATGA
- a CDS encoding response regulator — MSLVGNLEELGLGEILQLIGLSRKTGVLSLHSSGREGSVVFKQGLVVKALSSTSRMGLGEVLIRKGVIDQETLRNALAFQEEAGFCEYLGVILSRRFAVARETIEVVVRERIEQVVLSLFGWTEGTFDFEARDDIETIDGGIVDPLQFMLSKGLNPQFLAMEGTRIAAGSGSAVETDRSGDGEADEVEIAFDLSDVVTSLDDVPEEAVARPLVIVDDDGTTLRSLSEMLRESGYEVHAMTSSEDTLIMVDNLYRGGQLPTVLLDLIMPRMDGSGVLGGIELLELLHNNFKDIAILVMTDYHHADAEKKIGDMGYRCVLKPHRADCSSPENLRAFLPLILDEIRRSEAEGAARG, encoded by the coding sequence ATGAGTCTTGTCGGAAATCTTGAAGAGCTTGGTTTGGGCGAGATCCTCCAGTTGATCGGCCTCAGCCGGAAAACCGGGGTGCTGTCCCTCCACAGCAGCGGGCGTGAAGGTTCGGTCGTCTTCAAGCAAGGGCTGGTGGTGAAGGCCCTTTCCTCAACCTCGCGCATGGGCCTGGGGGAAGTGCTCATCCGGAAAGGCGTCATTGATCAGGAGACTCTGCGCAACGCTCTTGCGTTCCAGGAGGAAGCCGGTTTTTGCGAATATTTGGGGGTAATTCTCTCCAGGCGCTTCGCCGTTGCCCGCGAGACCATCGAAGTGGTGGTCCGGGAGCGGATCGAACAGGTTGTCTTGTCGCTGTTCGGCTGGACTGAGGGTACGTTCGACTTTGAGGCCCGGGACGATATCGAGACCATTGACGGCGGTATTGTCGATCCGTTGCAGTTCATGCTTTCCAAGGGGCTTAATCCGCAGTTCCTGGCCATGGAAGGGACCCGGATCGCCGCCGGGAGCGGCTCCGCCGTGGAAACGGACCGCAGCGGCGACGGCGAAGCGGACGAGGTGGAGATTGCCTTCGACCTCTCCGACGTGGTGACCTCGCTGGACGACGTACCTGAAGAGGCGGTCGCCCGGCCGCTGGTGATCGTCGACGATGACGGCACGACATTGCGGAGTTTGTCGGAGATGTTGCGGGAGAGCGGCTACGAGGTTCATGCCATGACCAGCAGCGAAGATACGTTGATCATGGTTGACAACCTCTACCGTGGCGGACAGCTTCCCACGGTCCTTCTGGATCTGATCATGCCCCGGATGGACGGCTCGGGTGTCCTTGGCGGGATCGAATTGCTGGAGCTCCTGCATAACAATTTCAAGGATATCGCCATCCTGGTGATGACGGACTACCACCACGCGGACGCGGAGAAGAAGATCGGCGACATGGGCTATCGCTGTGTTCTGAAACCCCACCGTGCCGACTGTTCTTCACCGGAAAACCTGCGGGCGTTTCTGCCGTTGATCCTGGATGAAATCCGCCGTTCCGAGGCGGAGGGCGCGGCCCGCGGATAA
- a CDS encoding response regulator — protein sequence MNKKTILITDDSTALRAMLVSIIESLGDFRIVEAANGFEALRLLPRERVDLIFTDINMPDINGLELISYLRNNDNYRHIPVIIISTEGRQSDIEKGKLLGANEYIVKPFVCSDLKNIIVKYLDDRQG from the coding sequence GTGAACAAAAAGACCATACTGATAACGGACGATTCAACGGCCTTGCGGGCCATGCTGGTGTCTATCATAGAATCCCTGGGCGATTTTCGCATCGTCGAGGCCGCCAATGGTTTCGAGGCCTTGCGCCTTCTTCCGCGGGAACGTGTGGACCTGATCTTCACGGACATCAACATGCCCGACATCAACGGGCTTGAACTCATCAGCTACCTGCGCAACAATGACAATTACCGGCATATTCCGGTCATTATCATCTCCACCGAAGGACGCCAGAGCGATATTGAAAAAGGCAAACTGCTCGGCGCCAATGAGTATATCGTTAAACCGTTTGTGTGTTCTGACCTGAAGAATATCATCGTGAAGTATCTGGATGATCGCCAAGGATGA
- the der gene encoding ribosome biogenesis GTPase Der: protein MKPIVAIVGRPNVGKSTLFNRLLGHRRAIVDDMPGVTRDRNYATINRFEKPFILIDTGGFEPVTEDRLLQQMREQSRLAMEEADVIIFLMDARSGLTPADMEVAEMLRRVTKPVFYVVNKVDGEKIENESAEFYSLGVERLHTISAEHNRGVIDLMEELLEVFPPADTSVADDEITRIAVVGRPNVGKSSLVNRLLGFERMVANPTAGTTRDSVDTLFTCNKKSYLLIDTAGIRRKGKTTEKLEKYSVVDSLRSIERADVVLVVLDAEEGVTEQDERIAGYVHEAGRGCVFVVNKWDTLEKDNSTLGVYVDKVRTGFKYLAYAPIVFVSAKTGQRIGKIMTTVDDVMGQYIHRVTTSDLNRVFSEATDAHHAPLAHGRRVKFYFATQVGTRPPSFVIFTNQPESIHFSYERYLVNRFREAFGFDGVPIRIIFRGREKNGASRRPLARRERR from the coding sequence ATGAAACCTATTGTAGCCATCGTCGGCCGTCCCAATGTGGGCAAATCCACCCTGTTCAACCGTCTGTTGGGGCATCGCCGCGCCATTGTGGACGATATGCCCGGCGTGACCCGCGACCGCAACTACGCCACCATCAACCGTTTTGAAAAGCCGTTCATCCTGATCGACACCGGCGGCTTCGAGCCGGTGACCGAGGACCGCCTGTTGCAGCAGATGCGGGAACAGTCCCGCCTGGCAATGGAGGAGGCCGACGTCATCATCTTCCTGATGGACGCCCGGAGCGGCCTGACCCCGGCCGATATGGAAGTGGCGGAGATGTTGCGCCGTGTGACGAAGCCGGTCTTCTACGTGGTCAACAAGGTGGACGGCGAAAAGATCGAGAACGAGTCGGCCGAGTTCTATTCTCTCGGCGTGGAGCGTCTCCATACCATTTCGGCCGAGCATAATCGCGGCGTCATCGACCTCATGGAGGAACTGCTGGAGGTGTTTCCCCCGGCGGATACCAGCGTGGCCGACGACGAGATCACCCGGATCGCCGTGGTGGGGCGCCCCAACGTGGGTAAATCCTCCCTGGTCAACCGCCTGCTCGGCTTCGAGCGGATGGTGGCCAACCCCACCGCCGGTACGACCCGCGATTCGGTGGACACCCTCTTTACCTGCAACAAGAAGTCCTACCTGCTGATCGATACCGCCGGTATCCGGCGCAAGGGCAAAACCACCGAGAAGTTGGAGAAATACAGCGTGGTGGACTCCCTGCGCAGCATCGAGCGGGCCGACGTGGTCCTGGTTGTCCTCGACGCGGAGGAAGGGGTGACGGAACAGGATGAGCGCATCGCCGGTTATGTGCATGAAGCCGGCAGGGGGTGCGTCTTCGTGGTGAACAAATGGGATACCCTGGAGAAGGACAACAGCACCCTGGGCGTCTATGTGGATAAGGTCAGGACCGGCTTCAAGTACCTGGCATACGCGCCGATCGTCTTCGTATCGGCCAAGACCGGCCAGCGCATCGGCAAGATCATGACCACCGTGGACGACGTCATGGGACAGTACATACACCGGGTGACCACCTCGGACCTGAACCGGGTTTTTTCCGAAGCCACGGATGCCCACCATGCCCCCCTGGCTCACGGCCGCCGCGTAAAGTTCTACTTTGCCACCCAGGTCGGCACCCGCCCTCCCTCTTTTGTCATCTTTACCAATCAGCCGGAAAGCATCCATTTTTCCTATGAGCGCTATCTGGTTAACCGATTCAGGGAGGCCTTCGGTTTCGACGGGGTGCCGATACGGATCATCTTCAGGGGGCGCGAGAAAAACGGCGCCTCCCGCCGCCCCTTGGCCAGGCGCGAGCGGCGGTGA